Sequence from the Trichocoleus sp. FACHB-46 genome:
ATTGATTCAAGGGTACTTTCAAGCAGGACTGCGGTTACAGCAGCGACGGCGCATCATGGAATCACTGACACAACACTATATTCTCTGTGGCTTTGGGCGAACGGGTCGTCAGATTGCCTTGGAGTTTAAGGCCGAGGGCATCCCCTTTATTGCCATTGATTCTGATCTGGCGGAGGTGCACGAAGCGCAGGAGCTAGGCTATGTGGCCATTCAAGGCGATGCCACGCTCGACGAGGTACTAACTGGGGTGGGGATTGAGCGAGCCGTTTGTTTGGTAGCAGCTTTGCCTTCCGATGCCGAGAATCTCTACACCGTGCTTTCGGCCAAAACTCTGAATCCGCAAGTCCGGGCGATCGCCAGAGCCAGCACCGAAGAAGCCCTCAAAAAGCTACAACGAGGGGGTGCAGATGCCGTCGTATCGCCTTACATCACGGGCGGTAAACGCATGGCCGCCGCTGCCCTCAGACCTCAGGTGATGGATTTTGTCGATGGTATTTTGACTGGGACAGACCGAGCATTCTACATGGAGGAGTGTTTGCTAGAGCCAGGCACTTGCCCCTATGTCGGCCAAACTCTACGCGAAGCTCGTCTGCGATCGCAAACCGGAGCCTTAGTGCTAGCGATTCGTCGGGCCGACGGTAGCTTGATTGCAGGTCCCACTGCCGACACCACCTTGATGACCGGAGATGTGCTCATTTCTATGGGAACCGCCGAGCAACTGCGCGAACTCAATCAAGTCCTGGGTCCAATTCGCCACCGCGTGCCCCGCCTCCCCAAGCACACCTAAGGTGCGGTTAAAGCATGACCACATTGAGCACAAAAGCGATCGCTGAGGCTAACTGCTTTGCCACACTGCGAGCAGAAGCGCTGGGCTGATTCGGTGGAGGAAGGTGCGGGAGCGGGAGCAGGAGTTAAAGGAGTTGAAGTGACGGGAGGGGTGCCAATCTGCATTTGCAGATTGCCCATTCGCATCTGCATGGGTTCTAGCTGCATTTGCATATCTCCCATCTGCATAGGTGGCATAGACGGCAGCGGCGACATCGGTGGCAGGGGTGATAGCGGAGAGATCGGCAGCATGGGTGGCATAGATGATGCCGCAGCAGCACCAGTATTG
This genomic interval carries:
- a CDS encoding potassium channel protein: MNPDNLFNSQATIEQRYRRIKAELIGGAIALMGVFLIGTVWYCWVEGWRWLDAAYMTVITLATVGFMEVHELGDRGRLFTIILILMGVVAIGYIVNRFTEALIQGYFQAGLRLQQRRRIMESLTQHYILCGFGRTGRQIALEFKAEGIPFIAIDSDLAEVHEAQELGYVAIQGDATLDEVLTGVGIERAVCLVAALPSDAENLYTVLSAKTLNPQVRAIARASTEEALKKLQRGGADAVVSPYITGGKRMAAAALRPQVMDFVDGILTGTDRAFYMEECLLEPGTCPYVGQTLREARLRSQTGALVLAIRRADGSLIAGPTADTTLMTGDVLISMGTAEQLRELNQVLGPIRHRVPRLPKHT
- a CDS encoding zinc ribbon domain-containing protein, with the translated sequence MLNLSMAYIGNLSSTEQLQVENVGTQTAIALTSASSSQQQSQWTSLTTGHWVVPPTLFRTPAGWILRIESAQGQFFVQLAGGRLNLLTAPPSLTGAETLPLQPVAGTNTGAAAASSMPPMLPISPLSPLPPMSPLPSMPPMQMGDMQMQLEPMQMRMGNLQMQIGTPPVTSTPLTPAPAPAPSSTESAQRFCSQCGKAVSLSDRFCAQCGHALTAP